TCAGAGGAGCGTGCTGAATAGAACCCAGACACCCCATTGGCGGCGGCGGTACACACACCGATCGCTGCTCGCTCACTCGTTGCGGGGGTTCGATGGATGGTAGTCAGTGTCGTACTCGCCGGGACGGCCGTCGATCCGGTCCGGGTTGATCCGCCCGCCCAACAGCATGAAATCGAGCACTGTCAGATACAGCATGGCCTCGACGACCGGAACGCCCCGCGGCGGCAGGACGGGGTCGTGGCGGCCGATGACCTGTGCGTCGTCGACGACCTCGTCGGTCTCCCAGTCGGCGGTCTGTTGTTCTTTCGGGATCGACGTCGGCGCGTGCCAAGTCGCCTCCCCCCAGATCGGCTGGCCGGTTGTGATCCCGCCCTGAAGCCCGCCGTGGTCGTTGCCGACGGGGACGGGATCGCCTGCCTCACTCTCGGTTTCGGGATGGTCGCCCTCGTCGAACGTCCAGTCCTCGTTGCGTTTGGAGCCGGTTGCCGTCCGGGCCTCGGCCCCGAGGCCGAACTCGACGTGGGTCGTCGCGGGGATGGAGAACATCGCCTGCCCGAGTCGGGCGGGGAACGAGTCGAACCGCGGCGCACCGAGGCCCCGTGGAACGCCACGGACCTCGAAGGCGATCGAACCGCCGATGGAGTCGCCGGCCTGTTGGTACTCGTCGATCAACGCCCGCATCCGCTCGGCTGTCTCGGGGTGGCCACACCGGACCTCGTTGTCCTCGGCGTGTTCGCACATCTCCTCGAAGGAGACGTCCGGCGCCTCGACGTCGCCGATCTGGTTGACGTGGGCCTTGATCCGGACGTCGTGCTGTGACCGGTCGAGCACCTGTTTGGCGACCGCGCCGGCGGCGACCCAGTTGACCGTCTCGCGGGCCGACGACCGCCCGCCGCCACCCCAGTTTCTGGTGCCGAACTTCGCGGAGTAAGTGAAGTCGCCGTGGCTCGGTCGTGGGGCGGTGATAAACGGTTCGTACTTCCCCGATCGGGCGTCTTTGTTCTGGATGACCATCCCGATCGGCGTCCCGGTGGTGTACCCCTCAAGCGTCCCGGAGTTGATCCGGACCTCGTCGGGTTCGCCGCGACTCGTCGAGATCTTCGATTGCCCGGGCTTGCGCCGGTCGAGTTCGCGCTGGATCGCTTCCTCGTCGAGTTCGACGCCGGCCGGACAGCCCGAGACCGTGACACCCATCGCATCGCCGTGGCTCTCCCCGTACGTCGTCACCTGAAAGAGCCGCCCGAATCGGTTTCCGTTCATTACTGGTCTGTACGGACGGGGATGGTTTATGTTTTCTACTCGCGGGGGGCACCTCGGCGTCTGTTTGAGAGATTGTCGAAGCCATCTCTGCCTCGTGCGGTGTCGTCCGTCGATCGACGGTCTTATGTTCCGGAATTTGTTACCTGCGAAGGGTTTGTGTATGCCCTACAAAACGGGACTCTCCTACGATGACGTACTCGCTGTCCCACAGCGCTCACCCGTCGACAGCCGCGACGACGTCGACCTGTCGACCGACCTGGCCGGCGGCCTCGAACTGTCACTCCCCATCGCAACCGCGGCGATGGACACCGTCACCGAGGCTGAGATGGCCCGCGCCGTCGCCGAGGCCGGCGGCCTTGGCGTCGTTCACCGCTTTCTCCCGATCGACGAGCAGGCGCGGATGGTCGGTGGCGTCGCCGCCGACGGTCTCCCGGTCGCGGGCGCGGTCGGGATCGCCGAGTCGTACCTCGATCGAGCGGAGTCGCTCGTCGAATCGGGGGCGAGCGCGCTCGTTCTCGACGTCGCCCACGGTCACATGGACCGGGCAATCGAGGCGACCGCCGAGTTGTCGGGGACGTTCCCGGGGACGCCGATCTGCGCCGGCAACGTCGCCACCGAGGCCGGCGTCGCCGACCTAGCCGAGGCGGGCGCGGACTGCGTGAAGATCGGCGTCGGCCCCGGGTCACACTGCACGACGCGGGAGGTGACTGGCTTCGGCGTTCCACAGTTCACCGCGGTCGAGCGCTGCTCGAGCGCCGCCCGCAAGCACGGCGTCACGACGATCGCCGATGGCGGGATCAGAGGCTCCGGCGACGCGGTCAAGGCGCTCTTGGCCGGCGCGGACGCCGTCATGATGGGTGGGTTCTTCGCTGGGTGTGCGGAGTCACCGGGGGAGATCATCGAAACGGACGGCCAACGCTACAAGCGCTCGCGGGGGATGGCGACCGCCGCGGCCGCCGAGGACCGCGAGGACAAGGCCGGCGACGTCGAGGCCGAGGAGGGCGTCGAGGCCGTCATGGAGTACAAAGGCCCCGTCGAACCGCGGCTGGCGGAGTTCGCCGCTGGCCTCCGTTCGGGGCTCTCCTACGCCGGTGCACACGACCTCGAAACCGCCCGCGAGAACGCCGAGTTCATGGAAGTCCGGCCGACGACGAACCGCCGGAACGGCGCGCACGGGTTCGCCGATCGGACCTAAGAGCCTAGGCGTCGAGGGACCCGATGCTCACGCTTCGACGAGGCCGACACCGATCTCCGAGAGCGCATCGAAGAAGCCGGGGAAGGAGACGTCGACGTCCTCCGCCCCCTCGATCGTCGTCTCCCCGTCGGCGACGAGGCCGGCGACGGCCAGCGACATGACGATCCGGTGGTCCTCGTGACCCCGGACGGTCGCGCCCTGCAACTCGCCGCCGTGGACGACGAGTTCGTCCGCCGACTCCTCGGTCTCGATCCCCATGCGGCCGAGTTCGGTCGCCATCGCGGCCACGCGGTCCGTCTCTTTCAACCGGACGTGCGCGCAGTCGGTGATCCGGGTCGTCCCCGCCGCCGCCGCGCCGAGAGCCGCGATCGTCGGCAGCAGATCCGGGGTGTCCGCGACGCCGACCTCGATCCCCTCGAGGTCGGACCGGCCGACGACGATCTCGCCCGCGTTGCGGTCCCACTCGATCGCCGCCCCCATCGAGTCGAGCACCTCGACGATCGCGCTGTCGCCCTGGGCGCTCGGATGCGCGCCCTCGACGACGAGTTCGTCCTCGGCGGCGAGTGCGCCCGCGGCGAGGAGATACGACATCGACGAGAAGTCCCCGGGGACGTCGTAGCCCCCGCCCGCCGGCGCGTACGTCTGCCCCCCAGAAACGGCGAGTTGCTCGGCCCCGGACGCCCTGACCTCGGCGTCATCCCCGCCGCCGACCGACGCCTCGACGCCGAACGCCTCCAGCACCTCGAGGGTGATGTCGACGTATGGTGCGGACTTGAGCTCGGTGGTCAGTTCGATCTCGATCCCGTCCTCGGTCGCCGCGCCGGCCATCAACAGCCCAGTGACGTACTGCGAGGAGACGTCGCCGGGGATCGACACCGACCCGCCGGCCGTCCCGCCGCCGACGACCAGCGGGGCCTGCCCGTTGGCCCGCGTCGAGTCCGCCCGGATACCGAGTTGCCCGAGCGCATCGAGCAGCGGCCCCTGCGGCCGCGACCGAAGCGAGGCGTCGCCGGTCAACACCGAGAGCCCCTCGACTAACCCGCCAGCCGCCGCCGTTAACCGCATCGTCGTCCCGCTGTTCGCGCAGTCGATCACGTCGGCGGGCGTTTCGGGCGTGCCGCCGAAGCCGACGACCTCGAAGTCACCGTCGACGCGCGAGGTCTCACCGCCGTAGGCCTCGACCGCCCGGGCCGTCGCCGCCGTATCGGCACTGAAAAGCGGGTTCCGGACGGTCGCGCCGTCTCCGTACCCCGCCGCGAGAACCGCCCGGTGGGTGTAGCTCTTCGAGGGAGGCGCGCGTGCGGTGCCGCGAACGCGTGAGGGGGAGATCCGAACGTCCATACCGGGGCGTCTCGGGCGGTCATCAAAGGCTTGCCGACTCGGGCGGACCGGCATAGAGCGCTCCGGAGAGTCGGTGTGGCTCCGGCGCCGCCGGGCAAGCGCTTTGTGCCCGCCGCCCCGGATACCGGTATGGATCCGGATCTCTCGAAACTCGACGCCTTCCTCGCGGAGGCGGGCGTCGATGGCTACCTGATCGAGGCCGACGGCGAGACGGCCGACCAGCGGTACCTCTCGGGGTTTACCGCTCCCGACCCGTTCGTCACCCTCTACACTGGGGAGACGACGCTTCTGGTCTCGGCACTGGAGTACGGCCGCGCGATGCGCACCGCCAGAGCCGACCGCATCGAGCGACACTCGACGTACGACCACCGGGCGAACGTCGCGGAGTACGGCTCGCCGGGCGGGAAGTATCGGACGCTCGCCGCGTTCCTCGATTCCCACAGCGCCGACTCGGTCGCGGTGCCGAGGGACTTTCCAGTCGGGACCGCCGACGGTCTCCGGGACCACGGGATCGCGGTCGAGGCCGACCCCGACGGCGTCGTCGGCTCCATCCGCGCCCGGAAGGTCGACGAGGAGATCGACCACGTCCGGGCGACACAGCGCGCCAACGAGGCGGCGATGGCGCGCGCCGAGGACCTGCTCGTCTCGGCGACGGTCGACGGCGGAACCTTGCGTCTCGACGGCGACCCGCTGACGGCCGAACGGGTCAAACGCGCGATCGAAATAGAGCTACTGGCGCACGACTGCGCGCTCGACGAGACGATCGTCGCCTGCGGCGCCGACGCCGCCGATCCGCACGACCGCGGATCCGGGCCGCTCGCCGCCGACGAGGCGATCATCGTCGACATCTTCCCGCGCTCGAAGACGAGCGGCTACTACGCCGACATGACGCGGACGTTCTGCGTCGGCGACCCGGGCGAAACGATCGAGCGCTGGTACGATCTCACGTACGAGGCCCAGCGGGCCGCCCTCGACACCATCGAGGCCGGCGTCTCCGGCAGCGACGTCCACGACGCGGTCTGTGACGTCTACGAGGACGCGGGGCTCCCGACGCTCCGGGCCGACGAGACGACCGAGACGGGATTTATTCACACCACGGGTCACGGCGTCGGCCTCGACATCCACGAGCACCCGCGGCTCTCCGAGGAGGAGACGGAACTCGAGGCCGGCAACGTCGTGACGGTCGAACCAGGGCTGTACGACCCCGAGGTCGGCGGCGTCCGGATCGAGGACCTCGTCGTCGTCACCGAGGACGGCCACGAGAACCTCACCGAGTATCCGACGGAGTTGGCCGTCGGTTCGGGCGGGTGATCGGCCTCCGGCCGCGCGACGATGCGGTAAGCTACAAACCCCACCGCCCCATAGCCCCAATGGCGGCTGTGATGACGCGTCTACCCCCGCTCCGAGCCCCGTGTGACGACGCACACCTCTGAGCCGCCGTTTCCGGACGCGCGCCGAGACGAACCCCTTTTGAACGACCGCGAGTAACCCGAATCCATGCAACTGCTCGTCGTCGGCGCGGGTGAGATGGGTCGGTGGTTCGCCCGCCAAAGCGGCGCCGACGCGGTCGCGTTCGCTGACCGCGACCCGGCGACAGCGCGTGCGGCGGCCGATATCGGGGACGCACGCGCCGTCGACCTCGACACCGACGAGACGTTCGACGCCGTCTGTCTCGCGGTGCCGATGTCCGCCACCCCGACCGCGATCGGGACTCACGCCGGCCGGGCGAGCGAGGCCGTCGTCGACGTGGCGGGGGAGATGCGCGACGCCGTGGCGGCGCTTCGGACCCACGCCGAGGGGCTCGAACGAGCCAGCTTTCACCCGCTGTTCTCGGCCGCGAACGCCCCGGGAAACGTTCCTGTCGTCGTCGATAACGCCGGGCCGACGGTCGATCGGTTCCGTGCGGCGCTCGAGGCGGCGGGCAACGAGGTCTTCGAGACGACGCCGGCGGCCCACGACCGCGCGATGGAGACCGTCCAGGCGAAGGCGCACACGGCCATCCTGGCGTACGCGCTCGCCGCCGAGGACGTCGACCCGCGGTTTCACACCTCCCTCTCGGGACCGCTGTCGACCCTCGTCGAGGGGACCCTCGACAACACACCAGAGGTGTACGCCGAGATCCAAGAGCGATTCGAGGGCGCGTCGTCGGTCGCCGAAGCCGCGGCCGAGATTGCCGACGCCGACCACAGGACGTTCGTCGACCTCTACGGGGAGGCGGGCGAGTGAGTACGTACAGCGGAGCAAAGCGATGACCGACACCGACGGCGTCCTCGACGCCGCGAAGTACCTCCGGCCGGTCCGGCCGATCGACCCCGAGGAGATATACGAGTACGTCGAGGGGCAACCCCACCCCGCGGTCGTCCGGCAGACGCTGCGCGAGCACGCCTTCGAGTTGGGAGTCGTCGAGCGCGAGGACGGGACCTTCGTCCCGGTCGAAGAGGGACCGATCGAGCCGGCGTTCCGAGGCGTCGAGCGGTTCCCGGACGCGTACGCGCGGCGCTTCGAGGACCTACTCGTCGAGCGCTACGGCTCCGGCTGGCCCGAGGGCGATGCGGGCGATCGGCTCCGCGAGCGCATCGATGGGCTGAAAGTCGCGTACTTCGCCGACGAGTCCGTCACCTACGACGAGGAGACGGCGCTCGCCTACGCGCTGTATCACCTCCCGGACTACTACGCGGCGATCCAGTACGTCCTCGACGAACTCGGGCGGGCGGGGCTGCTCGACCGAACGCTCCGCGTGCTCGACGTCGGGGCGGGCGCGGGCGGGCCGGCGCTCGGTCTCTACGACTACCTGCCCGACGACAGCCTCGTCGAGTACGACGCCGTCGAACCCAGCGCCGCGGCCGACGTCTTCGAGACGATGCTCGACCCGACGCGACCCGGGTTCGACGCGACCGTCCACCGCGAAACCGCGGAGGCGTTCGCTCCCGAGGGCGAGTACGACCTCGTCGTCTTCGGGAACGTCCTCTCGGAACTCGAAGCGCCGGTCCCGGTCGTCGAACGCTACCTCGAAGCGCTCGCGCCCGACGGGACCGTCCTCGCGCTCTCGCCGGCCGAGGAGCGGACGGCGACCCGCCTCCGCGACGTCGAGCGCGACCTTCTCGACCGAAATGAGGAGCTGTCGGTGTACGCGCCGACGATCCGGTTGTGGCCCGGTGAGTCGCCCGACGACCGTGGCTGGACGTTCACCCGAAAGCCCGACGTCGAGGCTCCGTCGTTCCAGCGACGCCTCGAGCGCGCCGCGTCGGACTCGCCGGGTGGGTCACCCGACAGCGGCGACGGACGCTACACCAACTCCGCAGTCCAGTTCGCCTACCTCCTGTTGCGGACCGACGGCCGGCGGGCGATCGAGTACGACCCCGACCCGGGCCGGGTGGCGAAGATGGCCGAGAGCGAACGCCACGTCACCGAACGCATCGACATCGCGGCGCTGAAGCTGTCGCCGGACCTCGCCGACGACGGCCACCCGCTGTTCAAGATCAGCGACGGGTCGGAAGCGATCGACCACTACGCCGTCCTCGCGGAGCGGTCGGGCCTCAACGAGTCCCTCGAGGCGGCCCCCTACGGCTCGTTGCTCCGCTTCGAGAACGTGCTCGTCCTCTGGAACGACGACGAGGGGGCCTACAACCTCGTCGTCGACGCCGAGACGGTTGTCGATCGGCTGGCCTGAGGCGGGCCGTCCGGCGGTCGGACGGCCGACTGGACTGGAAAACAATCCGACCGCCAGAGGCGCCTCCGCCGGTTCCGGACAGGCTTTATTCGCTCCCGACGAACGTTCGATGTGGCCTACATCACGCGAGCCCTCCTGACCGCCCTGCTCGAACTCGCGGCGGACCGCGACCCGACCGGCGTGACCGTCTCGCTCGCGGTGACGCCTGCCGAGGAACTCGACGCGTCGCTCCCCGACGATCGCGCCGTGTTCACCGATATGTACCTCCCCGATACCGGGGGGTCGGTTCGGGCGGTGTTCGGGATGGACCTCTCGACGCCGGGGGCCGCCGGTCGGTTTATTTCCCACCCGGACGGGATGTTGGCGCTGACGAAGCGAGACGACCTCCACGAGGTCGTCTTCGTCGCGGTGCCGCCCTACGACGCCGAGGACGTCGCCGCCTTCGGCCGGTCGGGGTCGGGTCGGCCGGTCGACGTCGTCGACGTCGAACCGCCGGACGGCGAGATCGGACTCCCGGAGTAGACAGCGTGGCGGTCAGCGCGACCGCTCACTCGAGGTAGCCGAGGTCGCGGAGCTGGTCGGTTATTTCGTCGAACTCCGCCTCCGAGAGCGAGCCCTGTTTTTGATGCTGGATGACGATGCTCCGGAGCAAAAATCGGACCAGGTCGCTGGTCGAGGAGAAACTCGTCCCCTCGATCGTCTCCTCGACGCGCTCGGAGAGATCTTTCGGGATCGAGACCGTCGTGTATTCCGTCATGCTCGTCTCGTGGTGGCCGATCCGAATATGTCTGTCCACTGCCCATCGGACGCGCCACCTGAGGTCGTCGGCTGGAGGCCACCGGGGACTCGTCGTCGTCGGGGGACGGGGAATGCTCGCCCGCGACCGAGTCAGGGGTATTTAGGGGGTGTGGCGCGTACGTGTTCACAATGGGAGTTCGGCCACCACAGCAAAGCGACGGCGACACCCCGGAGATCATCGCCTTTGGCATCGCGGCTCTCGACGAACACCTCGAACGGGCGGACGTCACGTTCCCAGTAACTGAGGAGGCGCTACTCGAAACCGTGGGTGATCCGAGCATTCCCTACGACGCGACGGGCAACGAGATTCGGCTCTCGGCGGCGCTCGAGGAACTCCCCCAAGCGAGATACGAGACCCGACAGGAGTTCATGAACGCCCTCCACCCGGTCTTCGAGGCCCGCCGCGAGCGGGGAAACAACAGCTTCGTCGGTCGGCTCCGGTCGTTGTTGCCGTTCTAGTCCTCGAGGTCGTCGAGTCGGTCATCGAGGCCCTCAAGTCGGTCATCGAGACCCTCAAGTCGGTCATCGAGACCCTCGAGGCGGCGGGTCTGTTCGCGGTTGACCGAGACCAACACGTCGGTCAGAAACCCGAACATCAGAAGCTGTACCGACAGCAACACCAGAAACGCCGCCAGCAACGCTAGGACTTCGTGTGAGATGCCCACGACGAAGTATCGGTAGGCGACGAACCCCGCGACCGACACCCCCGCGAGCGTTCCGAACGCCGCGACGCTACCGAAATAAAAGATCGGGTTGTTAGTCTTCGCGAGCGCGTACAACGTCAGGACGATGCGGCCGCCGTCGGCCAGCGGCCGGAGGTTCGTCTCGGAGCTCTCCGGCCGGGCGAGATACCGGATCGGGACCACTTCGGTGTCGACGCCGTGGCGGACGCACTCGGCGGCGAGCTCGGTTTCGATGCCGAAGCCGTCGGCCTCGAGGCGGAACCGCTCGAAGGAGTCGCGCGTGAACGCCCGGTATCCCGAGAGGATGTCCCGGAGGTACCGACCGTGAACGGTACCGAACAGCCGGTTGATCAGGCGGTTGCCGACGCGGTTGAGCCTGGTCATCGCCCCCGGTTCCATATCGGCGAAGCGATCGCCGATGACGTGCTCGGCACGGCCGTCGAACAGCGGTTCGAGCATCACGTCTGCGTCCTCGGGACAGTAGGTGCCGTCGCCGTCGGCCATCAACACGTACGGTTTCTCGACGTACTCGAGCGCCTCCCGGACGGCCTGTCCCTTGCCCGTCCCCGACTGGGTCCGGACGCGGGCACCGTTGGCGTCGGCGATCGAGCGGGTGTCGTCGTCGGAGCCGCCGTCGATGACAAAGACGTCCTCGAAGCCAGCGTTCCGAAAGCCCGACACGACCTCGCCGACGGTGGCGGCCTCCTCGAGCGTCGGAATCAGCACGCAGACGTCCGTCCGGTCGGGCATTAGAGACGACTGCGCCACCGGAGATAAAAAAACGGCCGGATCGGACCGCCGGGAGGACCGACACCGATCACTCCCGAAGCGGCGATCTGCCGTTCGAGTCTGGCGTGAGGTTGCCGTGTTCGTCGATCTCGCCGGCGATGATCCGAGTCGAGGAGATCACGTCACCGTCCTCGGCATACCGGTGTTCGACGACCTCGATGTCGAGCGGCGCGAGCCCCCTCCGTTTCCTGATGTCGTTGACCGTCTCACCGCCGTCTTTCGTCTCCGGGGAAACCACGAGGACGTCGAACCCCGGGTCGGTCGCGACGCCCGTGGGTTCGGTCAACGGTCGGATCTCGAACGTCCGGTCGTACTCCTCGGCGAACGCCCGGAGCTCCGAGTTGAGGTCAGCCTTTCGTTCCTCGAAGGAACGGACGTGCCGGTCGACGCTCCGCGTCTCCGGGGCGAGGTCGTCATCAGTCAGCCCGACGGTCACGTCCCCGAGTTCGAACGCGCGTTCGAGCAGCGCCCGGTGACCGTCGTGGACCGGATCGAACGTCCCGCCCAATACGACGTCCATACCGCCGGAATGTGCGGCCACTGTTTAGTGGCTTCGGTGGTGGACCGCCTCAGGCGTCGTCCGGCGTTTCGGCGTCGTTGTCAGCCGCGGATTCGGCGTCGTTGTCAGCCGCGGGTTCGGCGTCGTTGTCAGCCGCGGGTTCGGCGTCGTTGTCAGCCGCGGGTTCGGCGTCGTTGACGCTGATCGTGACCGGCTCGTCGCCGCCCGAGTTCCCAACCCCGAGGTGGCAATCGAGGTTGAACACGGTGTTCAGTTCGTCTTGGACGTCCTCGACGACGCTTCCAACGAGTTCACTCGGCGCCATCGCGGTGTACTCGTAGGGATTGTTGCCCGCCCCGTCGGACTCGCGCTTGCGCCGTTCGACCTTTCCGTCCTCGTTGAGTTCCGCGAGCGATTCCCGGACGGTGCTCGGGTACAACCCCGTTCCGTCGGCGACTTCCTCGCTCGTACTGGCCGGGTGCTGGCGGAGATAGACGTAGATCCGGGCCCGCGTTTCGGTGTCGAGCATCCACGACAGCAGATCCACGATCCCGTCGTCGAACTCCTCGGTGGCCCGCTCTGCCTCCTGTTCCAGTCGGTCCCGCACGCCCTCGCGGTCGTCGCTGGACCCCTCGGGGCCGTCTTCGGGGGAATCATCCGTAGACATGTGTTGTGTTCAGTCGGACACAAGGTGTAGCAATAGATAAACGCTGTGACGCCGGTCGAAGCCGCGGCAACGGTCGTCCCTGAAGCCGACAGGGGCGACCGACCGAAAGCGAGCGGACGCGGGCCTTCGGGGGCCGCGTCCGCCGGACTCACTCGGAGAGATCCGGCGCGTGTCGACCCCACAGCAGAAGCGTCGGCGGCAACACCAGGATCGAGGAGACGTACGAAAAGAACACGCTCACGGCCATCAACAACCCGAAGTTCCCGAGGATGGGCGTGATGGCCAACGCGAGCGCGCCGGTTCCGATCGAGGTCGTGAGCATACTGCCGGTCAGCGCCCCGCCGGTCCCGCTGAGCGTCGTCACGAGCGACCCGTAGGTCTCGCCGCTTTCGTTGTACTCGTCGACGAACCGGTGGGTGATGTGTACGGTATAGGCGACCCCTACCCCGACGGTGATCGAAAGTAACGTCGCCGTCAAGGCGTTCAACGGGAGACCGATCGCCCGCATCGTCGCCAACAGCAACGCGATCGTCACCAGGATCGGAAAGAGGTTCACGAGACCGAGCAGGGGCCGTCGTTCCAAAGCGCCGTAGACGATCACGAGGAACACGCTCGTGAGTATGACCGCGGTGACGAGACTCTGGATCGCCGAGGAGAATATCAGATCGGAGACGGCGTTGAACACGACAACGCCCCCGGTGGCCGTCGCGGTGTAGCGGAACTCCTCCGCGAAGGCTCGAGCATCGGCCGAGACGTCGGCTTGGCCGGCGTCGGCCTCGATATCGTATTCGATCTTCGCGGCCCGGTGATCCGACGTGAGGAACTCGTTGGCCCGCCCGTCGCCGGTCTCGAGCTCGTCGTAGATCCGATCGAGATTCCGGTCGGGAACGCCGTTGTCGTTTCGGTCGTTGCGCTCGACGAGGGCGGCGAACTCCGGATCCCGCGCCGCGCGGTCTTGGATGACCGTGATGATGCTCGTCGATTCGGCCCGACGGTCCTCCTCGATGAAGCTCTCCGGTGGGTCACGGTTCGTCCGGTGGATAGATTCGAGGGCGCCGTTGTCCTCGAAGGGGCCGACGAGGTATATGGTGGCTGTATCCTCCTGGCTCGCCTCGAAGCGGTCCTCAATCAGGTTGAGGTTTTTCGTTGCGGTGTACTCACTCGGTGCGAGCGGCTCGGGGAGAACGTCGATGTACACGGGGATCTCTTCGGGGGGCAGGAAGTCGTCGGTGTCGAAGGATCGATCGACGTCCTGGCCGTACGCCGCCGCGCCGCCGCCGATCACGAGCGTGAGGACGACGAACGCCGCCGGCGCGACCCGCGAGACCGTCGCGCCGATCGCCAGCAGCTGACCGAACTCCGAGTCCTCCGAGGAGATCGGCCCCGACCCGAACTCCGGGAGCGAAAGCCGATCCCGCATCCGATCGGCGGCTATTTTCAGCGCCGGAAGGAAGATGCCGAAAATAAAGAACGTGTACGAGATTCCGATGGCAGCGACCAGCCCGAAGTTGCTTATTGGCCCCAGATCGCTGATCACGTTCGCGCCGAACCCGAAGACGGTCGTGACGGTGACAATGAAGAAGGCGACGATCAGCTGTCGATTCGCCGTCTTCATCGCCGCCCGGGGGGCGACGCCATTGACGCGTTCCTCCCGATAGCGGTTGATAATGTGGATGCCGAAGTCGATCCCGACCGCGAGCAACAACACCGGGACGGCGATCATGTTCTGGTCGAACGGGATGCCGGCGTAGCCGACGGTCCCGAACGTCCACACGAGCGTCACGACGAGCGCGATCAGCCCCAACACCAGATCGATCGGGTCGCGGTAGGCGACGATCAAAAAGGCGAGGATCAAAAGCAACACGAGCGGCATAACGATCGTCAGCGAATCGCCGATGACGTTCGCGTTCTCGGCGCTTATAATTCC
The genomic region above belongs to Natronomonas moolapensis 8.8.11 and contains:
- the aglJ gene encoding S-layer glycoprotein N-glycosyltransferase AglJ, yielding MPDRTDVCVLIPTLEEAATVGEVVSGFRNAGFEDVFVIDGGSDDDTRSIADANGARVRTQSGTGKGQAVREALEYVEKPYVLMADGDGTYCPEDADVMLEPLFDGRAEHVIGDRFADMEPGAMTRLNRVGNRLINRLFGTVHGRYLRDILSGYRAFTRDSFERFRLEADGFGIETELAAECVRHGVDTEVVPIRYLARPESSETNLRPLADGGRIVLTLYALAKTNNPIFYFGSVAAFGTLAGVSVAGFVAYRYFVVGISHEVLALLAAFLVLLSVQLLMFGFLTDVLVSVNREQTRRLEGLDDRLEGLDDRLEGLDDRLDDLED
- a CDS encoding phosphopantetheine adenylyltransferase produces the protein MDVVLGGTFDPVHDGHRALLERAFELGDVTVGLTDDDLAPETRSVDRHVRSFEERKADLNSELRAFAEEYDRTFEIRPLTEPTGVATDPGFDVLVVSPETKDGGETVNDIRKRRGLAPLDIEVVEHRYAEDGDVISSTRIIAGEIDEHGNLTPDSNGRSPLRE
- a CDS encoding winged helix-turn-helix domain-containing protein, which translates into the protein MSTDDSPEDGPEGSSDDREGVRDRLEQEAERATEEFDDGIVDLLSWMLDTETRARIYVYLRQHPASTSEEVADGTGLYPSTVRESLAELNEDGKVERRKRESDGAGNNPYEYTAMAPSELVGSVVEDVQDELNTVFNLDCHLGVGNSGGDEPVTISVNDAEPAADNDAEPAADNDAEPAADNDAESAADNDAETPDDA
- a CDS encoding efflux RND transporter permease subunit, producing MDFGQSFEAAVEQVNEIILDRPIAVIGVFVLVTALLAGGMPLITTDSEATDAFTEGLPEQEALDAVNDEFGDRFEEDQATTQLIHAGDNVLAKTELRRSLTALDRTDRRAELRYEGAAGPAVIVARALDPTATTPEAQLRVVERASEREIRETIRELADESRFRALLSDDFNAASASASASLTVVTHDVPSSSGGGPDQGGGQIEEIQTSMQPVVEGTEGDIRVFGSGIISAENANVIGDSLTIVMPLVLLLILAFLIVAYRDPIDLVLGLIALVVTLVWTFGTVGYAGIPFDQNMIAVPVLLLAVGIDFGIHIINRYREERVNGVAPRAAMKTANRQLIVAFFIVTVTTVFGFGANVISDLGPISNFGLVAAIGISYTFFIFGIFLPALKIAADRMRDRLSLPEFGSGPISSEDSEFGQLLAIGATVSRVAPAAFVVLTLVIGGGAAAYGQDVDRSFDTDDFLPPEEIPVYIDVLPEPLAPSEYTATKNLNLIEDRFEASQEDTATIYLVGPFEDNGALESIHRTNRDPPESFIEEDRRAESTSIITVIQDRAARDPEFAALVERNDRNDNGVPDRNLDRIYDELETGDGRANEFLTSDHRAAKIEYDIEADAGQADVSADARAFAEEFRYTATATGGVVVFNAVSDLIFSSAIQSLVTAVILTSVFLVIVYGALERRPLLGLVNLFPILVTIALLLATMRAIGLPLNALTATLLSITVGVGVAYTVHITHRFVDEYNESGETYGSLVTTLSGTGGALTGSMLTTSIGTGALALAITPILGNFGLLMAVSVFFSYVSSILVLPPTLLLWGRHAPDLSE